GGGTGAGGATGAGGGTCGCCTCGGTCTCGTCGATGAGGCGCTCGCCTGAGGCGTGGTCCTCGAAGAGGGTGCGGGCATACCCGGCGAGGGTGGTCACCCTGCTTGTGATGACGGCGGCGTCCTCTTCGTCGAGGCGGTGGAGGGCCTCCCGCACGAGACTGCCGGTAGGGAGGACGAGCCAGCTGCCGAAGGGGTCGGCGGCTGCGGCGGCACGGAAGGCGGCGATGAACTCGTCCAGGCGGTCGCCGGGGAGGATGGGGTAGAGGGTGACGGGCATGGTCTTTTCGGGAGAGGATGGGGGAGGAGGGAGGATGAAGGTTGTTGTTTGTGAAGAGCTATCGCCTCGATCACTTAACAGTGTTTTTCCTCCTGTTCAAAAGGAGCAACCGTCCGTGGAGGGACAACCTGCGTTTCGATATATCTCTCTGCAAACCCTTTCACAAGGAGCGTCTCCGGCACATAGGAATCATATTTTTCCCGGACCAGATCACCGTACTTCTGTGCGATCTCGTTTTTTGATGGACACGTCGAGAGAATATCTGTGTAAAAATTCATGACCCTGTCGGGCGATGCTCTCTGATAGAATAGAGCAATTCCTCTCTCCAGGACATCGAAACCTCCCCAGCACGACCCGAGGATCATGAGGGTACGCAGGGCGGCCGATCCTGCCCAGGGAAACCAGTATGTGCCATTCAAGACCGGCACCAGATCGAACCCGGCAACGCCGACGGACCGGGCGACAGATCGGGCCGAGGTAAGGAGCGCTTTTCCCGGTGTATCGAGATATGCGGGGACAGTGTCTGAGAGAAGCAGATCCCGCATTGTCCGGTGAACGACCGGGTGAATATCAACTGTTCCTCCCCCCGAGAAATATGGCACCTTGCCGCCGTGCGACGGCTGAACAAGAATCTCTTTCCTCTCAAGGTCGACATTGAGGACCTCCCAGCGCCGCCCTGCAAGGATCAGATATTCCAGCGCCTCTATACCATAGGTCGGTGCGATGCTCCCGATCTGTTTGCTCTTCCAGAGCACCTTCATCTCCGGCTCCGTCGGGAAACAGGCATAGAAGTCCATACGGTGGACGATCCTCTCTCCCCGTAATCCTAAAATCAACAGCCCCTCGGGATCCTGCTCGATCAGATCGGACTCGGCCATGCTCCGCAGGATGCCGGTGAACTCGGACGGTGTCACCCAGGAAAAAGCCCCTCTCTCCACGAGTACATTATAGAGGGTGGCCGCCCCGGCCCCGCCTCGTTCGGTGATCACACTCAGGATCTGCTGGATAAGGGTTGAGTAATGTGGCAGGTCTATCTCGGGAGGTTCGCACCACCCACGGAGCATGAGATTGGAGAGGGCAAGTGCACGGAGAAGAGAGGGATGAAGGCGATCGACAAGATCCATCTCAGCCTTCTGCGACTCCGGCACGAACATGATCATGACCGCCGGTGCTCCCTCCCGCCGCCCGCTTCTTCCAAGGCGCTGGCAGAGAGAGTGCACCGACCACGGAACCCCGATCTGTCCGATCCGGGATACATCTCCAACATCGATGCCGAGTTCAAGAGTGCTCGAACAGAATGTCGCAGTCGGGCGCCCGGACTTCAGGGCCGTCTCTGTCTCCTCCCGCTCGACTCTGGAGAGAGACCCATGGTGGATCCTGAAGAGATTGGGCAACTGTTCCTCTTCGAGGGACCTTTTCACTTGATCTGTATAGAGTTCCAACTTCGACCGGCTGTTAATGAAGATCAGGCTGTTTTTTCCGTAGAAATGCTTGATGACATCTTCAGAGAGTTTTATGAGGGCCGGATCCTCGTCTCCGTCATCTTCTGAAACTGTATCAAAGAGATACCCCTTGATCAGGAAGGAGATCTCCTTCTCTCCTCCATGGCCGGCGATTATCCGGACGCTCTCCGGATCTCCGGGCGACAACCACCTCTGTGTTGCAGGAAGATCGCCCAGTGTCGCGGAAAGACCAATGATGCGGGGTCTTAACGCACTGATCTGAGCGATCCTTGTGATGAGACTCTTCAGGTGCATGCCCCGCTCAGTTCCGATGAAGGCATGGATCTCGTCGATGACAATGAATGGCAGGGATCGAAAGAGGAGGTGTACCTCTGAGGAGTGGTTGATGAAGAGGGACTCGATCGACTCGGGCGTGATCAGGAGCACCCCTGACGGTTCTGAGAGAAACCGTTTTTTCTGTGCACTCCCGACATCCCCGTGCCACTTGAAGACCGGGATCTCTGCCGCCTCGCAGAGATCCTCAAGACGCCTGAACTGATCATTGATGAGGGCCTTCAGCGGACCGACATAGAGTGCGCTGATCCCTCCCTCTCGCCGCCCAATAATATCAGAGAGTATCGGGAGGAAGGCCGCCTCGGTCTTGCCCGATGCCGTCGCTGCAGAGATGATCAGGTGCTCTGTGCCATCTTTGACTGCAAAGATGGTCTCGACCTGGATCTGGCGCAGTTCGCTCCAGCGCATCCTGTACAGTTCCCTCTGTATTGCCGGATGGAGCAGGGAAAAGGCGTCTCGTACCAGATATCTCTCCTCCTGCTCACTTACAACCTGAAGGTCACGAGGTCGTCGTCGTCCCCAAGAACCCTCTCACTCTCTGGTGTATCTCCAGATGGCATCGTCGACGGTCCGGAAAGGAGGTCTTCCCAGCGTGTTCCGGGGTTCTGCTCAAGCACAGAGAGCAACCCGACAAATTTTTTCACGGCTTCTCGGGGGGTCTGGTAGAACTCCGCTCCCAGTACCCCTGAACAGTGACCCATGAATTGTGTGATGCCCTCATCAGGGATCAGATACACAGAGGGGTCCCCTCTGGCGAATACATTCCTGATATTGTGGAATAGGACAAAGAGGTCCTCGGGGGTGAGGTTGTCCAGCCTGATCACCGGGCCGGAGTTATCTTTCAAACCATTGACTGCAAATTCGTTTTCATTGAGTCGGGAGGCGAGAGCCTCGTAACTTGCGATCCCCCGGCGTGGATCGGCAAAAAATTCGTCTGTCCCTGCGAAGATAAACCCGATACCCGAGACACTTCCCTGCAGACAGTCGTTCACGATACGCAGGATCATCTCATAATTTGCGTTCCGTGCCTGTGTGCTGTTAAGACGATGGGAGAGCACTCCCATCTCGTCGAGATTGACAATGAGCCCTGCGTATCCTGCCATCCTGACAAAAGCCGCCCAGAGTTTGAGGTAGTCGTAGATGTTCTGGTCCCGGACGACTGTCCTGACGCCAAGGTCGTTGCGTGCCTCTGTCTTTGTTTCATACTCCCCGGACAACCATCTGAGAGCGGAGGACATGAGAATCTCGTCGCCCCGCTGGAAACCCTCATAATACCGCCCGATAACACTGGCAAAGTCGTAGCCGCTGACAAGGTCCTGGAGAGGCAGCAGTTCCTGATGGATTGCGTGGACGACCTCTGCGTCCCCTTTTCCTTCCTGCTTGAGACGGTAGTCGAGGTCTGAGACCCAGCGCTCGATCACACTTGCAAGAGCACTGCCTTCAGGCTTTGCGCGGGTGGCCATGGAGTGTATCAGTTCGGTATACAATGCCCTGGCCTGCCCTCCTGTGGCATGGAGGCGGCGGTCGGGCGTGATATCTGCCTGGACGACCACAAACTGTTTTTCCAGTGCGACGAGGCGGGAAAGATTCAGGAAAAAACTCTTTCCAGAACCGTAACGGCCAATAACAAAACGGATTGTGGCCCCTTCATCGGTAATCCGGTCAAGATCCGTTATGATCGCGTTGATCTCATCTTTTCTCCCGACCTGAATGTGCTGGAGGCCGATCCGGGGGACGACGCCTGCCTGCAAAGACTGGATAATTGCGTTCCGTTCACGTGATTTTATCTGAACCATAATTTCATTCACCCCTTCATGAAGAGATCAGGTCCCGGTAGACCCGTATTGATTCATCCTCATCTTCAAGAAGAAAATCTCCCAGTTCTGTTTCAGCCCAGACATTGATCGCTTCAAGCGTCGCCTGAGGCATGCAGTGGTGACACTGGACAAGATGAACAAACTCATCTTTTGTCCAGACCTCTGCGGTGAGAAGTTCTTCTAGGACCGGCACATAGCGGGGCTGAAGCCCCTCCATGCCATGACCTGAGGAGGACGTCACCTGTACGCTGATATCCCCCTGTGTCTTCTCTCTGTCGAAGACAAAGTCTCCGCACTCTGTTTCCTCCTTTGCAAAGACCTCACCGAGGATCTCTGAGACTTCTCTGGTCTCATCCAGGATCCGGGCAACGGCCCCCTTGTCGATGGCGAAGGAAGGGGTGGCCTCTGCGGCAGGCGTGGGGATGAGTTCCCCGCCCGTAGTTTCCGTCCCGCTGCGAACGACAACAGGAGCATCTGCAGGATCAATGCTTCCGGTACGAGCTAGGAGCCACTGTAAATATCCTTCTTCGATCTCCATCGCCTTGAAGATCCGGTCGAGGCTCTTTTTTTCTCTGGGATCAACATCTCCATCGGCCCTGGCCATCTCGACGAGGTACTGAGCGACCGAGAGACGCGTCTCCGGTTCAAGTCCTTCTTTCAGTCTCTTGCCAAGCCGCGTCAGTGAGGGGGGATTCTGGAGATAGAGATCTTCCAGTGCCTCAAGGCACTGGTGCTCGAAGGGTGTGAGTGTGAGCGTCTCGCCAAAATATGCGCGGAGGTGTGCACGTTCTTCGGGGTCGACACGGCCGTCTGAGGCGGCGATCCCAATCCCGAGTTCAAGCATCAGGGCATATGAAGGGAATGATGGGCTCAAAGTCCCTGTGTCGTCGGCAGGGAGGGGGAGGAGCACGAGTTTTTCCTCCCACTGATACCCGCTCCCTGCATGGCGGGGGTCGGGAAGGAGCACATACCCGCCGTCGTGCACGGTCTGGGAGAGGTCCCGGCTCTGTGTGGAGGTGAGTCGGTCGCGCTTTTCGATCTCGACGACGCTGGCAAGGGCGGAGACAGGGACACGTGCCCATGGATTTTCCTCTCTGTGATCCGTAAAGAGGCGGTCCCAGGCATCCTGATCCGGGTGGGGAATCGTCAATCTCAGTTCTTCTGGCAGGCAGGCATATGCCTGCCTTGTCATTGCCCCACCGCTTTTTGAGATCTGGGTTAA
The sequence above is a segment of the Methanofollis sp. genome. Coding sequences within it:
- a CDS encoding DEAD/DEAH box helicase, with the translated sequence MRWSELRQIQVETIFAVKDGTEHLIISAATASGKTEAAFLPILSDIIGRREGGISALYVGPLKALINDQFRRLEDLCEAAEIPVFKWHGDVGSAQKKRFLSEPSGVLLITPESIESLFINHSSEVHLLFRSLPFIVIDEIHAFIGTERGMHLKSLITRIAQISALRPRIIGLSATLGDLPATQRWLSPGDPESVRIIAGHGGEKEISFLIKGYLFDTVSEDDGDEDPALIKLSEDVIKHFYGKNSLIFINSRSKLELYTDQVKRSLEEEQLPNLFRIHHGSLSRVEREETETALKSGRPTATFCSSTLELGIDVGDVSRIGQIGVPWSVHSLCQRLGRSGRREGAPAVMIMFVPESQKAEMDLVDRLHPSLLRALALSNLMLRGWCEPPEIDLPHYSTLIQQILSVITERGGAGAATLYNVLVERGAFSWVTPSEFTGILRSMAESDLIEQDPEGLLILGLRGERIVHRMDFYACFPTEPEMKVLWKSKQIGSIAPTYGIEALEYLILAGRRWEVLNVDLERKEILVQPSHGGKVPYFSGGGTVDIHPVVHRTMRDLLLSDTVPAYLDTPGKALLTSARSVARSVGVAGFDLVPVLNGTYWFPWAGSAALRTLMILGSCWGGFDVLERGIALFYQRASPDRVMNFYTDILSTCPSKNEIAQKYGDLVREKYDSYVPETLLVKGFAERYIETQVVPPRTVAPFEQEEKHC
- a CDS encoding ATP-binding protein codes for the protein MVQIKSRERNAIIQSLQAGVVPRIGLQHIQVGRKDEINAIITDLDRITDEGATIRFVIGRYGSGKSFFLNLSRLVALEKQFVVVQADITPDRRLHATGGQARALYTELIHSMATRAKPEGSALASVIERWVSDLDYRLKQEGKGDAEVVHAIHQELLPLQDLVSGYDFASVIGRYYEGFQRGDEILMSSALRWLSGEYETKTEARNDLGVRTVVRDQNIYDYLKLWAAFVRMAGYAGLIVNLDEMGVLSHRLNSTQARNANYEMILRIVNDCLQGSVSGIGFIFAGTDEFFADPRRGIASYEALASRLNENEFAVNGLKDNSGPVIRLDNLTPEDLFVLFHNIRNVFARGDPSVYLIPDEGITQFMGHCSGVLGAEFYQTPREAVKKFVGLLSVLEQNPGTRWEDLLSGPSTMPSGDTPESERVLGDDDDLVTFRL
- a CDS encoding TerB N-terminal domain-containing protein; the encoded protein is MRTPITLHGYTINDPLTYWSHGSVSPDEASCLDTTLPSGRPYNSDTPSLPYWPRYSQITPDQRARYLSWLSTGKTRDLDEIGYAFLYFYGLERRALIDGKDHDLIVPEVRRLLDRYRTSHSFNTYLGSFLAYVAALRLETLTEGDLNEYFPDMTELTEAGTRVALAWYAQKEKPIPWQLAYSVARHFSGTPIPSVVKKETSYLERVFQTRYLSHFDGGLCVGPAKSLNKLEYKPASPSILTYLPDTRGMTHVSCLIPHPLGRKKQFNPLFTLWESCVQEIRPFLTQISKSGGAMTRQAYACLPEELRLTIPHPDQDAWDRLFTDHREENPWARVPVSALASVVEIEKRDRLTSTQSRDLSQTVHDGGYVLLPDPRHAGSGYQWEEKLVLLPLPADDTGTLSPSFPSYALMLELGIGIAASDGRVDPEERAHLRAYFGETLTLTPFEHQCLEALEDLYLQNPPSLTRLGKRLKEGLEPETRLSVAQYLVEMARADGDVDPREKKSLDRIFKAMEIEEGYLQWLLARTGSIDPADAPVVVRSGTETTGGELIPTPAAEATPSFAIDKGAVARILDETREVSEILGEVFAKEETECGDFVFDREKTQGDISVQVTSSSGHGMEGLQPRYVPVLEELLTAEVWTKDEFVHLVQCHHCMPQATLEAINVWAETELGDFLLEDEDESIRVYRDLISS